The genome window TCAGGCTCCAAAGATGCTTTATGATCAGGTCCCAACATGCTCTTATCTAAAGTAAAATGCTTTTCTATCACACAAGCTCCCATAGCTACAGCTGCTATAGGTATAGTCACCCCCAAAGTATGATCAGAATATCCTACGGGCAAGCAAAAGGCTTTTTTTAAAGTTTGCATAGCATTTAAATTTACATCTTCAAAAGGAGTGGGATATTCAGTATTACAATGTAAAATAGTGATTTTATCTCTTTGGGTGCCATTTTGCTCTAAAATCTTTATAGCGCTTTTAATTTCATCTAGTGTAGACATGCCAGTAGATAAAATAATCTTTTTATTAAAACTAGCAATCTTTTTTAAATAAGGAAGATTAGTTATTTCTCCGCTTGGTATTTTGAAAATTTCCACTCCAAGTTCCACAAGCAAATCTATACTTTCTAAATCAAAAGCAGTAGAAAGAAATTTGATATTGCATTTATTGCAATGATCTATTAGTTCTTGATGATCCTTTCTAGAAAGCTCTAGCTTTTTAATCATGTCAAGTTGTGATTGATCTTTATCTGTATTTTGAAGCTGATAATGTGCTTTTTTTGCACTTTTGCTTACACAATTTTCAGCAACAAAAGTTTGAAATTTTACAAAATCAGCTCCAGCTTCACTAGCTACCTCAATAAGTTTTTTAGCTAAATTGATATCACCATTATGATTCACTCCAGCTTCTGCTATAATTAAGGTTTTATGTAATCTCATTTCTTAGTTTATATTCTCCAAGATCATTTTTATAAAATATTTCCTTATTATAGTGTTTTTCTACAATTTCCCAAAATTTAGATTTAGAAATATTTAAAATACTACAAAAATCTTCAATGCATTTGTTATCTAGTAAATGATCTTTTTGTTTAACTAATTTTACTGCCTCATTTCTATTTAAAAGTCCATATCTTACAAACCTAGCAGCATAATCACTCGCCATAGCATGGCCAAATTTTGGATATTTCATCCACGCATGCACCAAATACGCAATGCTATCAACTTGATCAAAATTTTCTACTGTCATAGCTCTATCCCACTCTCCATTTAAATCACTAAAACCCCTGCTCTTTGCAAAAACATAATTACTGTAAGAATTCCATTTAATATAATAACTTAAATATATAGGATGAAGTTTAGAGATATCATCTTTACTAGGGTGAAAAACAATTGTAAATTTTCTTCCTTTATATCTTCATCTATAAACTCACTAATATCCAAATCACTCGCTACTCCATTTAAAAATATACCACTTGCATCAGGTGTTTCCACACTATCACTTCCACCATATTCATAAGAAACATTTTCACCATATACAAGTAAAGGGGTGTTAAATTTCAAAGCCATCGCAAACGGGTAAGAATAAATCAATCTATCTATAAACCAAGTAGGTTTTCCATATCTTTCAAAAGTTTTTAACATAACTTTTTTTTGGGTTTTTACATCAGGTTTTAAAGTCACAAGATGACATCCAAATTCTTCTGAAATATTTTTTAGGTTTTTCTTACCAGCTTCAGTCATAGTAAAGTTATCTTCCACACTAAATAAAATAGGATTCATACCTAATTTTTCTTTCATAATATGCACCTGAAAGTGAGAATCTTTACCTCCACTTACCGCAATAGCACAATCATACTCATATTTACCGTTCATTCTTCTATACTTATCGCAAAGTTCTTCCAACTCTTTAAATCTAATCTTATAGTCTACATTTTCTTTATTTTTGTGGTTAATACAAGCCGAACAAATATTTTTACCATTTTCATCTAATTCAAATTTAATACCAGGTCTAGTATTTGGCATAACACAATAATCGCAATATTTCATTCAATAGCCCTTAAAAATATTCTTAAATTCAGTATAAAAATACCTTAACATGGAAGTTTTTATTACACTGAATGCATAAAAAATCGGGCTAAATATATCCAAAAAAATTCTACAATAAAACCAATATAAATTAATATCTTTTAAAGGTGGTTAAAAGCATCATTTTTTTAAATTTATTTTTTCATTAAAAAGCAATAAACTAGACGTTAATTTTCATATATGCAAATAAGCAGATAAAATCGTAAACAACATCATATATTTAATTTATTATAAATTTAATCTCTTGCAATGGATACAAGAAGATACTAACCTACATTACCATGTGTTTATATTTTGATAAACACATTTCATTTTTTTCATTTTATATTATTAAACATTATAAATGTCGCTTTTATATTTTCTTAAATTTAAAGGATTTTTAAACCACTCTATAGTTTGAACTAAGCCTTTTTCTATATCATATTGTGGAGTAAAATCGGTAAGACTTTTGAGCTTGCTATTATCACACCATAGTCTAAATACTTCGCTATTTTCAGGTCTAATGCGTTCGTTTTCTGTGACAAATTCCACATTTGATTTCATCAATTTTTTAACAAGCTCTAAGGTGTCTTTTATGCTTATTTCATAATTTGATCCTATATTTACCACTTCACCTATAGCCTGTTGGCATTTAGCTAGCTCTAAAAAACCTAAACAAGTGTCTTTTACATAATTAAAATCTCTAGTAGGACTTACATCTCCGAGTTTGATTTGCTTAGCGCCATTTGCAATTTGTGTGATAATAGTCGGGATTACCGCCCTTGCACTTTGTCTTGGACCATAAGTATTAAAAGGTCTTGCTATAGTAAGTGGGAGGTTAAATGCATTATAAAAACTCATCGCCATAGAATCAGCACCTATCTTACTTGCTGAGTATGGGCTTTGAGCTTGCAAAGGATGTTTTTCATCAATAGGCACATACAAAGCCGTACCATAAACCTCACTTGTACTTGTGTGAATAATACGCCTTACATTATTTTCTAATGCACTTTGGCAGATATTTAAAGTGCCTTTTATGTTAACATCTACATAGCTATCTGGAGCAACATACGAAAAAGGTATAGCTATCAAAGCTGCCAAATGGAAGATGATTTCCACATCTTTGGTAATGTTTTTACAAAAATGCGGGTCTCTAATGTCCCCACAGACCACTTCAATATCTTTCAAACACTCAATATCTTCAAGCCAACCCCAATAATTAAAAGAATTATACTGACTTAAGGCTTTGATAGTGTAACCATAAAATGGAGAATTATCATCTTTACTTTGTACATAAAGCATTTCCACTAAATGCGAACCTATAAAACCATCTGCACCGGTAACTAATATCTTTTTCATATAACTTCTCATAAATTTTTATATAATAATACCATTTATATAAAAAATAAAGCAATTTTATGGCAAAATTATGAGCATAAAAAACGGAGTTTAAAATACATTAAAAAATTAGCTAATATTTTTCCACATAAGCATTTTAATGAAAAAATATTAGAAGTTTTAGAGAAAGAAATTTTAGGATTAGAGAGTAGAGTTTGGAAAAAATAAAAGTTTTTATCATCAATCTAGAACGCTCAAAAGATAGAAAAAAATTTATGCAAGAACAAATTCAAAAACTTTTTACATACAATCCGGATTTAAAAAATCAACTAGAATTTGAATTTTTTAAAGCCATCGATGGTTCTAAAAATGAGCATTTGCAGTTTAAAAACCACTTCCCATGGTGGTGTCAATTTATACTTGGGCGTGAACTTAGCGATAGTGAAAAATCATGCTTTGCATCTCATTATAGTTTATGGAAAAAATGCCAAGAACTCAATAACCCTATTATCATTTTAGAAGATGATGTTGTTTTTAGTGATGAATTTTTAAACAATTCAAACATCATTGAAAAACTACTAAATAGCAACTATGAATACATAAGATTTTATTATCTTTTTGATAAAAAAACACATCATTTAAACAACAATTTTTGCATAAGTTATGAGAATATCGGCGGCACACAAGGATATTTTTTGCGCCCAAATGCCGCAAAAAAGTTTATCAAAAAGGCAAAAAGTTGGTTTAAACCTGTAGATGATTATATGGATATGTATTATTACAATAAAGCACAAAACATCATCTATAAACCATTTTTACTTGATTTAAATCATGTAGAAACTACCATAACACAAAGAAAAAAGAAACTTAACATA of Campylobacter sp. 2014D-0216 contains these proteins:
- a CDS encoding glycosyltransferase family 25 protein, giving the protein MKVFIINLERSKDRKKFMQEQIQKLFTYNPDLKNQLEFEFFKAIDGSKNEHLQFKNHFPWWCQFILGRELSDSEKSCFASHYSLWKKCQELNNPIIILEDDVVFSDEFLNNSNIIEKLLNSNYEYIRFYYLFDKKTHHLNNNFCISYENIGGTQGYFLRPNAAKKFIKKAKSWFKPVDDYMDMYYYNKAQNIIYKPFLLDLNHVETTITQRKKKLNIPSKIIREIIRFYFLILKLTYNKKIT
- a CDS encoding NAD-dependent 4,6-dehydratase LegB; protein product: MKKILVTGADGFIGSHLVEMLYVQSKDDNSPFYGYTIKALSQYNSFNYWGWLEDIECLKDIEVVCGDIRDPHFCKNITKDVEIIFHLAALIAIPFSYVAPDSYVDVNIKGTLNICQSALENNVRRIIHTSTSEVYGTALYVPIDEKHPLQAQSPYSASKIGADSMAMSFYNAFNLPLTIARPFNTYGPRQSARAVIPTIITQIANGAKQIKLGDVSPTRDFNYVKDTCLGFLELAKCQQAIGEVVNIGSNYEISIKDTLELVKKLMKSNVEFVTENERIRPENSEVFRLWCDNSKLKSLTDFTPQYDIEKGLVQTIEWFKNPLNLRKYKSDIYNV
- the neuB gene encoding N-acetylneuraminate synthase translates to MRLHKTLIIAEAGVNHNGDINLAKKLIEVASEAGADFVKFQTFVAENCVSKSAKKAHYQLQNTDKDQSQLDMIKKLELSRKDHQELIDHCNKCNIKFLSTAFDLESIDLLVELGVEIFKIPSGEITNLPYLKKIASFNKKIILSTGMSTLDEIKSAIKILEQNGTQRDKITILHCNTEYPTPFEDVNLNAMQTLKKAFCLPVGYSDHTLGVTIPIAAVAMGACVIEKHFTLDKSMLGPDHKASLEPDELKTMVKAIRDLEQAFGDGIKKPSKSEDKNKNIARKSLVAKKAIKKGEYFSEENLTTKRPGNGICAMNYDRYLGKIAQRNYSEDELIDE